A window from Acidimicrobiia bacterium encodes these proteins:
- a CDS encoding DNA gyrase subunit B codes for MAYAAKDITVLKGLEPVRERPGMYIGSTGPSGLHHLVYEVVDNSVDEAMAGHATRIDVTILADGGCRVVDNGRGIPVDKHPDHRTKSAAEVVLTTLHAGGKFGGDGYKISGGLHGVGVSVVNALSEKLDLRVQRDGFNWEMSFAKGGRPQGKLAKGSASKKTGTTITFWPDPDVFDDTEFRAQTLVERLREMAFLNKGLEIRFTDERTDPATKQEFRYSGGIIDFVKHLNSSKDPLFKRVVSVTESTDDAEVDVAIQWNTGYHEGLHSFANNIATTEGGMHEEGFKKALTNVVNKYGRARNLLKEKDAKLIGEDIREGMTAIVSVKLREPQFEGQTKTKLGNTEMRSLVEKTMNEKFSEWLEENPAEGRKIIAKGSQAANARRAAREARDLTRRKSLLDSAAMPGKLADCVTRDPERAEIFIVEGDSAGGPAKQARDRDTQAILPIRGKILNVERARIDRMLKNEEIQALITAVGAGVGDDFDIDKARYHKVILLSVAGDEPVLVTDAEGALELVPVGAAVDRWLDEGLDIPDSSTVSVDRLDRATRISPLKKVIRHRHTGDLHRITTAYGRGLTVTPGHSVYVWDGGRITTRPADDIVAGDLVVAPRRLPRPSHVRTEIDLLEQFVVNGLTNGLRIDGEAVRRPTRADDLGLDDLFLLDRHVELVPQAHSDRGFPRMLPVTPALCYFLGWFAAEGSLSSGSQVSLSLGEDDEPYLPSIIAAVEQSFGETPRVHQDRRFAKSRKLYVGSTIAARLLVALGLGGRAHEKRVPDLLLNVDDECRLAYLEGYHLGDGTKGKLRDRLVWSTVSADLANGLLYLLGQLGVVASHSVVGAEGNPLSDRPSHQITIAGKDQLLTLMPVWRRAPNAPALHTHATSTDHRKRPLWIELSDDLMALPVRSNIVGPYDGDVYDLSVADDENFVAGFGGGLVAKNTDADVDGAHIRTLLLTFLYRQMHPMLERGYVYVAQPPLYSVVLGKDKTYLQDDDALEAFRAEHEGRKLEISRFKGLGEMDYEELWETTMDPATRSLLRVSIEEVDALADDMFSRLMGDDVDSRRDFIQQNAADVRFLDV; via the coding sequence GTGGCCTACGCCGCCAAGGACATCACCGTTCTCAAGGGTCTCGAACCCGTCCGCGAGCGCCCCGGCATGTACATCGGGTCCACCGGGCCGTCGGGTCTTCACCATCTCGTCTACGAGGTGGTCGACAACTCCGTCGACGAGGCCATGGCCGGCCACGCCACCCGGATCGACGTCACGATCCTGGCCGACGGGGGCTGTCGTGTCGTCGACAACGGACGCGGGATCCCTGTCGACAAGCACCCCGACCACCGCACCAAGTCGGCGGCGGAGGTCGTGCTCACCACCCTGCACGCGGGAGGAAAGTTCGGCGGCGACGGCTACAAGATCTCGGGTGGGCTACACGGCGTCGGCGTGTCGGTCGTCAACGCCCTGTCGGAGAAGCTCGACCTGCGTGTGCAGCGCGACGGATTCAACTGGGAGATGAGCTTCGCCAAGGGAGGTCGACCCCAGGGCAAGCTCGCGAAGGGAAGCGCCTCCAAGAAGACGGGCACGACCATCACGTTCTGGCCCGACCCCGACGTGTTCGACGACACCGAGTTCCGGGCGCAGACCCTCGTCGAGCGACTCCGCGAGATGGCCTTCCTCAACAAGGGCCTCGAGATCCGCTTCACCGACGAGCGCACCGACCCGGCCACCAAGCAGGAGTTCCGCTACTCGGGCGGGATCATCGACTTCGTGAAGCACCTCAACTCCTCGAAGGACCCCCTCTTCAAGCGTGTCGTGTCGGTCACCGAGTCCACCGACGACGCCGAGGTCGACGTCGCGATCCAGTGGAACACCGGCTACCACGAGGGCCTGCACTCCTTCGCCAACAACATCGCCACCACCGAGGGCGGGATGCACGAGGAGGGCTTCAAGAAGGCGCTCACCAACGTCGTCAACAAGTACGGGCGGGCCCGCAACCTCCTCAAGGAGAAGGACGCCAAGCTCATCGGGGAGGACATCCGTGAGGGGATGACCGCCATCGTGTCGGTCAAGCTGCGCGAGCCCCAGTTCGAGGGGCAGACCAAGACGAAGCTCGGCAACACCGAGATGCGCTCGCTCGTCGAGAAGACCATGAACGAGAAGTTCAGCGAGTGGCTCGAGGAGAACCCGGCGGAGGGCCGCAAGATCATCGCCAAGGGCTCCCAGGCGGCCAACGCCCGGCGGGCCGCGCGGGAAGCACGCGACCTCACGCGACGCAAGTCACTGCTCGACTCGGCGGCGATGCCCGGCAAGCTCGCCGACTGCGTCACACGCGACCCCGAACGCGCCGAGATCTTCATCGTCGAGGGCGACAGCGCCGGCGGCCCCGCCAAGCAGGCCCGCGACCGTGACACCCAGGCAATCCTGCCGATCCGCGGCAAGATCCTCAACGTCGAACGCGCGCGGATCGACCGGATGCTCAAGAACGAGGAGATCCAGGCGCTGATCACCGCTGTGGGCGCCGGCGTCGGCGACGACTTCGACATCGACAAGGCCCGCTACCACAAGGTGATTCTGCTGTCGGTCGCGGGGGACGAACCTGTCCTGGTGACCGACGCCGAAGGGGCTCTCGAGCTCGTTCCGGTCGGCGCCGCCGTTGACCGTTGGCTCGACGAAGGGTTGGACATCCCCGACTCGTCGACGGTCAGTGTCGATCGCCTCGACCGGGCCACGCGGATCTCGCCACTGAAGAAGGTCATCCGCCACCGGCACACGGGGGATCTCCACCGGATCACGACGGCGTACGGGCGAGGTCTGACGGTCACACCCGGCCACTCGGTCTACGTGTGGGACGGCGGGCGGATAACCACCCGACCTGCCGACGACATCGTCGCGGGCGACCTCGTCGTCGCTCCCCGACGCCTGCCCCGCCCGTCACACGTCCGAACCGAGATCGACCTGCTCGAGCAGTTCGTGGTGAACGGCCTCACGAACGGCCTTCGAATCGACGGGGAGGCTGTTCGACGACCCACGCGGGCGGACGACCTGGGCCTCGACGACTTGTTCCTCCTCGATCGGCACGTCGAGCTCGTACCGCAAGCGCACTCGGATCGCGGTTTCCCCCGCATGCTCCCGGTCACGCCCGCGCTCTGCTACTTCCTCGGCTGGTTCGCCGCCGAGGGCAGTCTGTCGAGTGGTTCGCAGGTTTCGTTGTCGTTGGGTGAGGACGACGAGCCTTACCTGCCGTCGATCATCGCCGCAGTCGAGCAGTCCTTCGGCGAAACGCCTCGTGTTCACCAGGACCGGCGGTTCGCTAAATCGCGCAAGCTCTATGTCGGGTCGACGATCGCCGCGCGACTCCTGGTCGCGCTGGGTCTCGGTGGCAGGGCGCACGAGAAGCGCGTTCCCGATCTGTTGCTCAACGTCGACGACGAGTGCCGGCTCGCGTACCTGGAGGGCTATCACCTCGGCGACGGGACGAAGGGAAAGCTCCGTGACCGGCTCGTCTGGTCGACGGTGTCTGCCGACCTGGCCAACGGACTTCTCTATCTCCTCGGCCAGCTCGGAGTCGTCGCGTCGCACTCCGTCGTTGGCGCAGAGGGAAACCCACTCTCTGATCGGCCGTCACACCAGATCACCATCGCCGGCAAGGATCAACTGCTCACCTTGATGCCGGTCTGGCGCCGCGCGCCGAACGCTCCAGCGCTCCACACTCACGCGACATCCACGGACCATCGCAAGAGGCCGTTGTGGATCGAGCTCTCCGACGATCTCATGGCGTTGCCGGTCCGGTCGAACATCGTCGGTCCGTACGACGGTGATGTCTACGACCTCTCGGTGGCCGACGACGAGAACTTCGTCGCCGGTTTCGGCGGTGGCCTTGTCGCGAAGAACACGGACGCGGACGTCGACGGCGCCCACATCCGCACGCTGCTGCTCACGTTCCTCTACCGCCAGATGCACCCGATGCTCGAGCGTGGCTACGTGTACGTGGCGCAACCGCCGCTCTACTCGGTGGTGCTCGGCAAGGACAAGACCTATCTCCAGGACGACGACGCCCTCGAGGCCTTCCGCGCCGAGCACGAGGGCCGCAAGCTCGAGATCAGCCGCTTCAAGGGCCTCGGCGAGATGGACTACGAGGAGTTGTGGGAGACCACCATGGACCCGGCCACGCGATCGCTGCTGCGCGTGAGCATCGAGGAGGTCGACGCACTCGCTGACGACATGTTCTCCCGCCTCATGGGTGACGACGTCGACTCACGGCGCGACTTCATCCAGCAGAACGCCGCCGACGTGCGGTTCCTCGACGTCTAG
- the gyrA gene encoding DNA gyrase subunit A: protein MPDEQQTLGSSPEPIEINEEVERSFLDYAMSVIVSRALPDARDGMKPVHRRILYGMYDRGLRPDRQHSKSAQVVGHVMGNFHPHGDSAIYDALARMAQDFSLRHPLVDGHGNFGSPDPNDRPGAMRYTECRLERIAMSMLEGIDEETVDFTDTYDGKTQEPTVLPSRFPNLLVNGGGGIAVGMATNIPPHNLAEVVDATHHLIDNPDATPDDLMEFVKGPDFPTGAYILGQEGLRDAYRTGRGSVKMRAVAEIEEGRKGEQRIVVTEVPYQTSVEVIGAKTAELVQDRKIEGIRDVRNETSRGEYRLVIELKRDANAQVVLNQLYKQTPMQTSFGVIMLALVDGAPRVLNLAEVLGHYVEHQRDVVRRRSEFRLARAKERSHIVEGLLKALDMLDEVIALIRGSEDVDTARAGLIAKPFEFSEIQANHILDMPLRRLTGLEHQKLKDEFEELAATIKELQAILKSDKLLRQIIKDELADVREEYGDERRTRVTFDDGDLDVLDLIEDEEVVAVLSAKGYIKTVSADAFRKQGRGGRGVAGAKLKDEDYVSHLLTTTAHSYLLFFSNRGKVYRLRAHQIPRKERTARGTALVNLLPLEPEEHIQAVIDTRTYEDGAYLFFATKNGQVKKTKMSEYDSSLRAGLIAIKLKDDDELVRVVQTDGERDIFLVARGGKTIRFAESEVRSMGRSAAGVRGMKLKDDDEVVSCAVASEDVAMLFVTASGHGKRTRLDQFNRKGRGGQGMIGMKADNRGGVVAAFTVHLDDEILVFSSAGNIVRMGAKEISSQGRSATGVRVTKLGPDDVVVAVAPVLEESDES, encoded by the coding sequence ATGCCCGACGAACAGCAGACGCTCGGCTCGAGCCCCGAGCCCATCGAGATCAACGAGGAGGTCGAGCGCTCCTTCCTCGACTACGCGATGTCGGTCATCGTGTCGCGCGCTCTGCCCGACGCCCGCGACGGCATGAAGCCCGTGCACCGCCGGATCCTCTACGGCATGTACGACCGCGGTCTACGGCCCGACCGGCAGCACTCCAAGTCGGCGCAGGTCGTCGGTCACGTGATGGGGAACTTCCACCCCCACGGCGACAGCGCCATCTACGACGCGTTGGCACGGATGGCCCAGGACTTCTCTCTGCGACACCCCCTCGTCGACGGACACGGCAACTTCGGCTCCCCCGACCCCAACGACCGACCCGGCGCGATGCGCTACACAGAGTGTCGGCTCGAACGAATAGCGATGTCGATGCTGGAGGGGATCGACGAGGAGACCGTCGACTTCACCGACACCTACGACGGCAAGACCCAGGAACCGACGGTCCTCCCGTCGCGGTTCCCGAACCTCCTCGTCAACGGCGGGGGCGGCATCGCCGTCGGGATGGCCACCAACATCCCGCCGCACAACCTCGCGGAGGTCGTCGACGCCACCCACCACCTCATCGACAACCCCGACGCCACACCCGACGACCTCATGGAGTTCGTCAAGGGTCCCGACTTCCCGACCGGTGCCTACATCCTCGGACAGGAAGGCCTGCGCGACGCCTACCGCACCGGGCGCGGCTCGGTGAAGATGCGGGCCGTCGCCGAGATCGAGGAGGGCCGCAAGGGTGAGCAGCGCATCGTCGTCACCGAGGTTCCCTACCAGACCTCCGTCGAGGTGATCGGCGCCAAGACCGCCGAGCTCGTCCAGGACCGCAAGATCGAAGGTATCCGCGACGTACGCAACGAGACGTCGCGAGGTGAATACCGCCTGGTCATCGAGCTCAAACGCGACGCGAACGCCCAGGTCGTGCTCAACCAGCTCTACAAGCAGACGCCGATGCAGACGAGCTTCGGTGTGATCATGCTGGCGCTCGTCGACGGGGCCCCACGCGTCCTCAACCTCGCCGAGGTGCTCGGTCACTACGTCGAGCACCAGCGCGACGTCGTGAGGCGCCGCAGCGAGTTCCGCCTCGCTCGCGCAAAGGAACGCTCACACATCGTCGAGGGGCTCCTCAAGGCCCTCGACATGCTCGACGAGGTCATCGCGCTCATCCGCGGCAGCGAAGACGTCGACACGGCCCGCGCCGGGCTCATCGCCAAGCCGTTCGAGTTCAGCGAGATCCAGGCGAACCACATCCTCGACATGCCGCTGCGTCGCCTCACCGGGCTCGAGCACCAGAAGCTCAAGGACGAGTTCGAGGAGCTGGCGGCGACGATCAAGGAGCTCCAGGCGATCCTGAAGAGCGACAAGTTGCTCCGCCAGATCATCAAGGACGAGCTGGCCGACGTGCGTGAGGAGTACGGCGACGAGCGCCGCACGCGTGTCACGTTCGACGATGGCGATCTCGACGTCCTCGACCTCATCGAGGACGAGGAGGTCGTGGCCGTCCTGTCGGCCAAGGGTTACATCAAGACGGTCTCGGCCGACGCGTTCCGCAAGCAGGGCCGTGGCGGCCGCGGAGTGGCCGGCGCCAAGCTCAAGGACGAGGACTACGTCTCGCACCTACTCACGACCACGGCGCACTCCTACCTCCTGTTCTTCTCGAACCGCGGGAAGGTCTACCGGCTGCGGGCCCACCAGATCCCGCGCAAGGAGCGCACGGCGCGCGGCACCGCGCTCGTGAACCTCCTGCCCCTCGAGCCCGAGGAGCACATCCAGGCGGTGATCGACACCCGCACCTACGAGGACGGCGCCTACCTCTTCTTCGCTACGAAGAACGGCCAGGTGAAGAAGACCAAGATGAGCGAGTACGACTCCTCGCTGCGCGCCGGGCTCATCGCCATCAAGTTGAAGGACGACGACGAGCTGGTGCGGGTCGTGCAGACCGACGGGGAGCGCGACATCTTTCTCGTCGCACGCGGAGGCAAGACGATCCGTTTCGCCGAGAGCGAAGTACGCTCCATGGGCCGGTCGGCGGCCGGTGTACGCGGCATGAAGCTCAAGGACGACGACGAGGTCGTCTCGTGCGCCGTCGCGAGCGAGGACGTCGCGATGCTGTTCGTCACGGCCAGCGGCCACGGCAAGCGCACCAGGCTCGACCAGTTCAACCGCAAGGGGCGTGGTGGCCAGGGCATGATCGGCATGAAGGCCGACAACCGGGGCGGGGTGGTCGCCGCCTTCACCGTCCACCTCGACGACGAGATCCTCGTGTTCTCCTCGGCGGGGAACATCGTGAGGATGGGCGCCAAGGAGATCTCCTCCCAGGGCAGGTCCGCCACCGGCGTTCGCGTCACCAAGCTCGGTCCGGACGACGTGGTGGTGGCGGTGGCACCGGTACTGGAGGAATCCGATGAGTCCTGA
- a CDS encoding DUF3566 domain-containing protein: MSPDRPRRPAQPEREAAPAPPPSAQPQDQRRSPQQRQEPGPTAPSTRRAQQPQQRTSGTAQQPQRQSGDQPAQTPGSSRRAQTSGAQPAQRARGRTAEQAQRSTSGTRAAATGGIAQATGGQPSATKRRAQPQKRKQKPTRQRAAPARVQGDRRYRQRITHIDMWSAAKVTTCFYLSALIVMLVAGVVLWSIASAAGAIGNIEEFMQDAGFEDFRFLSGQIIRGGVLVGLALVAIAEILTLVAVGLYNLFAELIGGLEVTVREESRDRR, encoded by the coding sequence ATGAGTCCTGACCGGCCACGCCGCCCGGCACAGCCCGAGAGGGAGGCCGCCCCCGCCCCGCCCCCGTCGGCGCAGCCGCAGGATCAACGCCGTTCGCCACAGCAGCGCCAGGAGCCCGGGCCGACAGCGCCCAGCACACGGCGGGCGCAGCAGCCACAGCAGCGGACGTCAGGCACCGCGCAGCAACCACAGCGCCAGAGTGGCGATCAGCCCGCTCAGACGCCCGGCTCCTCCCGCCGGGCCCAGACGTCGGGCGCCCAACCTGCTCAGAGGGCCCGGGGGCGCACGGCCGAGCAGGCTCAACGTTCCACGTCGGGCACCCGGGCGGCGGCCACCGGCGGCATCGCCCAGGCCACAGGCGGGCAGCCCTCCGCCACGAAACGGCGGGCCCAGCCGCAGAAGCGCAAGCAGAAGCCCACGCGGCAGAGGGCGGCGCCCGCCCGCGTGCAGGGCGACCGCCGCTACCGCCAGCGCATCACCCACATCGACATGTGGTCGGCGGCGAAGGTCACGACGTGCTTCTACCTGAGCGCCCTGATCGTGATGCTCGTCGCGGGCGTCGTCCTGTGGTCGATCGCCTCGGCGGCCGGTGCCATCGGGAACATCGAGGAGTTCATGCAGGACGCCGGCTTCGAGGACTTCCGGTTCCTGTCGGGACAGATCATCCGCGGCGGCGTTCTCGTCGGCCTCGCTCTCGTCGCCATCGCCGAGATCCTCACGCTCGTCGCCGTCGGTCTCTACAACCTCTTCGCCGAGTTGATCGGCGGGCTCGAGGTCACCGTGCGCGAGGAGAGCCGGGACCGGCGTTGA
- a CDS encoding GAF domain-containing protein — translation MGTEIQELRTRIREEGRVAGLHGDGDYTDAALRRRRAQIVLVAAALVVGLTTLLVVDVSDVGNDVLSDVTVLRILLILLSAVMCAYVLDKERHLKRVEQLRAEEHAMNVALAESLLHSTVLTETERELTSVLDLGEVVDLALERMLDAVDAHDGVLMLRSPDRELRSASVRSHLIAWPTRVKLGEPVVARDIDSGEVVVASVPTASTPSEDVDGTGWRVGFEESAMVGEAVFVQLVHRGNFLGCVAVAPTDGEPFAPQDRELLADVATSAATAIHNAQRHEAALLQLDRTRSELTELMDLAR, via the coding sequence ATGGGCACGGAGATCCAGGAGCTGCGGACGCGTATCCGCGAGGAGGGTCGCGTCGCCGGCCTTCACGGCGACGGTGACTACACCGATGCGGCACTGCGGCGACGCAGGGCCCAGATCGTCCTCGTGGCGGCGGCGCTCGTGGTGGGTCTGACGACGCTGCTCGTGGTCGACGTCTCCGATGTCGGCAACGACGTCCTCAGTGACGTGACGGTGCTGCGGATCCTGTTGATCCTGCTGTCGGCGGTGATGTGCGCCTACGTGCTCGACAAGGAACGGCACCTCAAGCGAGTCGAGCAACTCCGTGCCGAGGAGCACGCCATGAACGTGGCGCTCGCCGAGAGCCTCCTGCACAGCACTGTGCTCACCGAGACGGAACGGGAGCTCACGTCGGTTCTCGACCTGGGTGAGGTCGTGGACCTGGCGCTCGAGCGGATGCTCGACGCCGTCGACGCCCACGACGGCGTCCTCATGCTCCGGTCGCCCGACCGCGAACTGCGCTCGGCCTCGGTCCGGTCGCACCTGATCGCCTGGCCGACGCGTGTGAAGCTCGGGGAGCCCGTCGTGGCCCGTGACATCGACTCCGGAGAAGTCGTCGTAGCGTCGGTACCGACAGCGTCGACCCCGTCGGAGGATGTCGACGGCACAGGATGGCGTGTGGGCTTCGAGGAGTCGGCGATGGTCGGCGAGGCGGTCTTCGTCCAGCTCGTCCACCGGGGGAACTTCCTCGGCTGTGTGGCTGTGGCGCCGACCGACGGCGAGCCCTTTGCGCCGCAGGACCGGGAACTGCTCGCCGACGTGGCGACATCGGCCGCCACGGCCATCCACAACGCGCAGCGCCACGAGGCAGCGCTTCTCCAGCTCGACCGGACGCGTAGCGAGCTGACGGAGCTCATGGACCTGGCGCGCTGA
- a CDS encoding response regulator transcription factor — MKVLVVEDDPAARESLERALALEDYEVMSSDGGFRALDEHGAVPADLILLDLHLPDLDGLEVCRRLRAAGDSTPVLMVTARDAVNERVEGLDAGADDYLVKPYALDELLARVRALLRRADDDAADDAVLRFEHVRMDPLSMEVHSGDRLLELTKTEYALLELFLRHPRQVLTRTTIFEAVWGYDFGPRSNSLEVYVGYLRRKTEAGGEPRVIQTVRGVGYVLRER, encoded by the coding sequence GTGAAGGTGCTCGTCGTGGAGGACGATCCGGCCGCCCGCGAGTCACTTGAGCGCGCCCTGGCGCTCGAGGACTACGAGGTGATGTCGTCCGACGGCGGGTTCCGTGCTCTCGACGAGCACGGCGCGGTGCCGGCCGACCTGATACTCCTGGATCTCCACCTTCCCGATCTCGACGGACTCGAGGTGTGCCGGCGACTCCGCGCCGCCGGCGACTCCACACCTGTGCTGATGGTGACGGCGCGCGACGCCGTGAACGAGCGAGTCGAGGGCCTCGACGCCGGTGCCGACGATTACCTCGTCAAGCCGTACGCACTCGACGAACTGCTGGCACGAGTGCGTGCGTTGCTGCGCCGGGCCGACGACGACGCTGCTGATGACGCCGTCCTCCGGTTCGAGCACGTGCGCATGGACCCCCTGTCGATGGAGGTGCACTCGGGTGACCGGCTCCTGGAACTGACGAAGACCGAGTACGCGCTGCTCGAGCTGTTCCTGCGCCACCCGCGCCAGGTCCTGACCCGAACGACGATCTTCGAGGCCGTGTGGGGCTACGACTTCGGGCCGCGATCCAACTCCCTCGAGGTCTACGTCGGGTACCTCCGGCGCAAGACCGAGGCCGGTGGCGAGCCACGCGTGATCCAGACGGTGCGCGGCGTCGGATACGTCCTACGGGAGCGATGA
- a CDS encoding HAMP domain-containing sensor histidine kinase gives MTLRTRLTLAAAVAVAVSVMVVAAVAYGTTRNVLVDEVDDSLRARTDDVNDAVERLEQRAPRRPGFLPPGEFVVPLPRFGGAGGFTQVVTSDGEVFPASDQVGELPVDERAVDVAASGTGAYFSTTSVDGDKLRVYTTPLTEGAALQVARPLDEVDSVLGDLGWVLVLVSVGGVVVAAGIGFAVAKTGLRPVDRLTAVAAEITETRDLSRRIEVDTNDELGRLASSFNAMLSALGDSVGAQRRLVADASHELRTPLTSLRTNVAVLSHESELDEHDAQRLRSDIDTQIAELSDLVGNVIELARGAEPTQRSEPIRLDELVEEAVDQAAFHWPDVDYHFVGEPATVVGDTGTVTRAVTNLLDNAGKWSPDGGAVDVVVRHADGTAEVAVSDHGPGVPAPDREHVFERFWRSPEARDKPGSGLGLAIVAQAAASHGGSVAVEDAPGGGARFLLRFPASS, from the coding sequence ATGACCCTCCGTACGCGCCTCACGCTCGCGGCGGCGGTGGCTGTGGCCGTGTCGGTGATGGTCGTGGCGGCGGTCGCCTACGGCACGACGCGCAACGTCCTGGTGGACGAGGTCGACGACTCACTGCGGGCCCGAACCGACGATGTCAACGACGCCGTCGAGCGACTCGAGCAGCGGGCCCCCCGGCGTCCCGGATTCCTCCCGCCGGGCGAGTTCGTTGTCCCGCTGCCGCGGTTCGGAGGGGCGGGCGGCTTCACACAGGTCGTCACATCCGACGGCGAGGTGTTCCCGGCGAGTGACCAGGTGGGCGAGTTGCCCGTCGACGAGCGTGCTGTCGACGTCGCGGCCAGTGGGACGGGCGCATACTTCTCGACGACGTCGGTCGACGGCGACAAGCTCCGCGTGTACACGACGCCCCTGACCGAGGGTGCTGCCCTTCAGGTCGCCCGCCCGCTCGACGAGGTCGACAGCGTCCTCGGGGACCTGGGGTGGGTCCTCGTCCTGGTTTCCGTCGGAGGTGTCGTCGTGGCGGCAGGGATCGGCTTCGCGGTGGCGAAGACGGGGCTGCGCCCCGTCGACCGCCTCACCGCCGTGGCGGCGGAGATCACCGAGACGCGCGACCTCAGTCGCCGCATCGAGGTCGACACCAACGACGAGCTGGGGAGGCTGGCATCCAGCTTCAACGCCATGTTGAGCGCACTCGGCGACTCGGTCGGCGCTCAGCGGCGCCTCGTGGCGGACGCGTCGCACGAGTTGCGGACACCTCTCACGAGCCTGCGTACGAACGTCGCCGTCCTCAGCCACGAGAGTGAGCTCGACGAGCACGACGCACAGCGCCTGCGCAGTGACATCGACACCCAGATAGCAGAGCTCTCCGATCTGGTGGGCAACGTCATCGAGTTGGCGCGCGGGGCCGAGCCGACGCAGCGCTCCGAGCCGATCAGGCTCGACGAGCTCGTGGAGGAGGCGGTCGACCAGGCAGCTTTCCACTGGCCGGATGTGGACTACCACTTCGTCGGTGAGCCCGCCACGGTCGTCGGTGACACCGGCACCGTGACACGGGCGGTCACGAACCTCCTCGACAACGCCGGCAAGTGGAGCCCCGACGGGGGTGCCGTGGACGTCGTGGTCCGTCATGCCGACGGCACAGCGGAGGTAGCGGTGAGCGACCACGGCCCCGGTGTGCCGGCTCCCGACCGTGAGCACGTGTTCGAGAGGTTCTGGCGCTCGCCGGAGGCCCGCGACAAGCCCGGGTCGGGCCTGGGCCTGGCGATCGTGGCCCAGGCGGCAGCGTCGCACGGCGGATCGGTGGCGGTGGAGGACGCACCCGGTGGTGGGGCCCGCTTCCTCCTCCGATTCCCCGCGAGTTCTTAG
- a CDS encoding amidohydrolase family protein: MDVPKIISVDDHVVEPAHVWQTYLPEKYRERGPRVERKRWAPFVHHPGAKYTNTEDPDGEWGDAWFYEDRLIYVHKKFVAIPLEATPDGDVSTFDRTKMTMTAVTYDGMRPGCYERDARIADFELNGVDGSLPFPTFPRFCGQTFYEGDDKDLGLACVRAYNDWMVEEWCEPSHGMNLPLILMPLWDVELAAAEVRRNAERGVRAVCFSELPTHLDLPSIHTGHWDPVFEVCNDSGVTLCMHIGSSSTDPKASPDAPEGVGGTLAFNNSMASLADWLFSGKLIEFPELKLAYSEGQIGWIPYALERADTVWDQHDSWQHSKERIPEPPSSYYYGRVFGCFTADRVGLFNLETAGVDNICFEVDYPHTDTTWPNSKEYVEKMITDSGLDDEAAYKVLRGNAIRMLDLDRV; the protein is encoded by the coding sequence GTGGACGTCCCGAAGATCATCAGCGTCGACGACCACGTCGTGGAGCCGGCGCACGTCTGGCAGACCTACCTCCCCGAGAAGTACCGGGAGCGTGGCCCGCGGGTGGAGCGGAAGCGCTGGGCGCCCTTTGTGCACCACCCAGGTGCGAAGTACACCAACACCGAGGACCCCGACGGTGAGTGGGGCGACGCATGGTTCTACGAGGACCGCCTCATCTACGTCCACAAGAAGTTCGTCGCCATCCCGCTCGAGGCGACACCCGACGGCGACGTCTCGACCTTCGACCGTACGAAGATGACCATGACCGCGGTCACCTACGACGGGATGCGTCCCGGCTGCTACGAGCGCGACGCTCGGATCGCCGACTTCGAGCTCAACGGGGTCGACGGATCTTTGCCGTTCCCCACGTTTCCCCGCTTCTGCGGCCAGACGTTCTACGAGGGCGACGACAAGGACCTCGGCCTGGCCTGCGTGCGTGCCTACAACGACTGGATGGTCGAGGAGTGGTGCGAGCCCTCCCACGGCATGAATCTGCCGCTGATCCTGATGCCGCTCTGGGACGTCGAGTTGGCCGCCGCCGAGGTCCGACGCAATGCCGAGCGCGGTGTGCGCGCCGTGTGCTTCTCGGAGCTGCCGACCCACCTCGACCTGCCGAGCATCCACACCGGCCACTGGGACCCGGTGTTCGAGGTCTGCAACGACTCGGGTGTCACGCTGTGCATGCACATCGGCTCGTCGTCGACCGACCCCAAGGCCTCACCCGACGCACCCGAGGGTGTCGGCGGCACACTCGCCTTCAACAACTCGATGGCCTCGCTCGCCGACTGGCTCTTCTCAGGCAAGCTCATCGAGTTCCCCGAGCTCAAGCTGGCGTACTCCGAGGGCCAGATCGGCTGGATCCCCTACGCCCTGGAGCGTGCCGACACCGTGTGGGACCAGCACGACTCGTGGCAGCACTCCAAGGAACGCATCCCCGAGCCCCCGTCCTCCTACTACTACGGGCGCGTCTTCGGGTGCTTCACCGCGGATCGCGTCGGCCTCTTCAACCTCGAGACGGCCGGAGTCGACAACATCTGCTTCGAGGTCGACTACCCCCACACCGACACGACCTGGCCGAACTCGAAGGAGTACGTCGAGAAGATGATCACCGACAGCGGCCTCGACGACGAGGCGGCCTACAAGGTGCTGCGCGGCAACGCCATCCGGATGCTCGACCTCGACCGCGTGTGA